A region of uncultured Anaeromusa sp. DNA encodes the following proteins:
- a CDS encoding proton-conducting transporter membrane subunit, which translates to MSVDWLFFAALAFFSLGCLSVLPPLPARTRMSYLCSIGGSVCLIALAVCLLQPNMFLLPFSVLPGKSELLKLDWLAASFFLPFGLVGVFSSWYAISYTSSLPQPRRLASCWNLFLAGMAGVFAAAQVYFFFFAWEIMAWTSFLLVRYQDQKKRSIRTGFLYLLMTHIGTACLLGSFLLLSTSSGSLDFASFGSLLPGPLSSLIFLLAFLGFAIKAGLVPLHIWLSRAHPAAPSHVSALMSGIMLKTAVYGMCRFLWDFLPLAAAAWWGWLLVGAGCLSALMGALYAVTEGDWKRLLAFCSAENLGLIFALLGAGLLGQFHGDAYLASLAWNAALLHVFLHALYKSLLFLGVGSVIHAVGTGSLDALGGLWRRMPGTCLCLGIGSCSAAGLPFFAGFPGEWLLLQSILSLGSGPVDAPLPAGIALAALGLAAATSAAAFLKTLALPVFGPKKRPWRPEFHAPKGALVQAPLGLVILTLLATWQADWLRLLWLPAGPLPSLPYSNTAWLLALTAVLLAWLQARRQTTQLPTWTCGIVPEAHFGYSATAQAQPFQRAFASLVGPAQSVLLRQGTHPYWGGSLQHHLSRTRYLIEYLYQPLQHLILRAASRLRAMQAGSIQLYMAYILTATVACLYYSIRW; encoded by the coding sequence GTGTCGGTAGATTGGTTATTTTTTGCAGCTCTTGCTTTTTTTAGTCTAGGCTGTCTTTCAGTTCTGCCACCGCTCCCCGCCCGAACTAGGATGTCTTATCTGTGCAGCATAGGCGGAAGTGTCTGCCTGATTGCTCTCGCAGTCTGCCTGTTACAACCAAATATGTTTTTACTTCCGTTCTCCGTGCTGCCTGGCAAATCCGAATTACTAAAATTGGATTGGTTGGCAGCATCTTTTTTTCTGCCATTTGGCCTGGTAGGCGTTTTTTCTTCCTGGTATGCTATCTCATACACCAGCTCTTTACCACAACCGCGCCGCCTAGCCTCTTGCTGGAATCTATTCCTCGCCGGCATGGCTGGGGTCTTTGCCGCCGCCCAGGTCTATTTCTTTTTCTTTGCCTGGGAAATCATGGCCTGGACTTCTTTTCTCTTGGTCCGCTACCAGGATCAAAAGAAACGTTCCATTCGTACCGGTTTTCTCTACCTGCTGATGACCCATATCGGCACGGCTTGTCTTTTAGGTTCTTTTCTTCTACTCAGCACCTCCAGCGGCTCCCTGGACTTTGCGAGCTTCGGCAGCCTACTGCCTGGCCCTCTGAGCAGCCTCATTTTCTTGCTTGCTTTTTTGGGTTTTGCGATTAAAGCCGGGTTAGTCCCGTTACATATCTGGTTGTCCCGAGCGCATCCAGCGGCTCCTTCCCATGTGTCCGCCTTGATGTCCGGCATCATGTTGAAAACGGCGGTCTATGGCATGTGCCGCTTCTTATGGGATTTTCTGCCCCTTGCCGCCGCCGCCTGGTGGGGGTGGCTGCTGGTAGGCGCAGGCTGCCTTTCAGCGCTCATGGGCGCGCTATATGCGGTCACTGAAGGCGACTGGAAACGCCTGCTCGCGTTTTGCAGCGCCGAAAATTTAGGCTTAATCTTTGCGCTTCTCGGCGCTGGTCTGCTCGGCCAATTCCATGGAGACGCTTACTTGGCGTCTCTTGCCTGGAATGCTGCGCTGCTGCACGTCTTTTTGCACGCTCTTTATAAAAGTTTGCTCTTTTTAGGCGTCGGTTCGGTCATTCATGCCGTAGGCACAGGCAGCCTTGACGCCTTAGGCGGCCTCTGGCGCCGCATGCCGGGCACCTGTCTTTGCCTGGGAATTGGCAGCTGCAGCGCCGCCGGCCTGCCTTTCTTCGCGGGATTTCCCGGCGAGTGGCTGCTGCTCCAAAGCATTTTATCCTTAGGCAGCGGTCCTGTTGACGCTCCTTTGCCCGCCGGCATCGCCCTGGCCGCCTTAGGCCTAGCGGCAGCCACCAGCGCAGCCGCTTTTTTAAAGACCTTGGCTCTGCCTGTGTTTGGACCGAAAAAGAGGCCTTGGCGCCCTGAGTTCCACGCCCCTAAAGGCGCTCTTGTTCAGGCCCCCTTGGGACTGGTTATTTTGACACTTCTAGCCACATGGCAAGCGGACTGGCTGCGCCTGCTCTGGCTGCCAGCCGGCCCCCTCCCCTCGCTGCCGTATTCTAACACAGCTTGGCTCTTGGCCCTGACCGCTGTTCTGCTGGCCTGGCTGCAGGCACGGCGGCAAACGACGCAGCTTCCCACCTGGACCTGCGGGATTGTGCCTGAAGCTCATTTTGGCTACAGCGCCACCGCACAAGCCCAACCATTTCAGCGCGCCTTCGCCAGCCTTGTCGGACCAGCTCAAAGCGTTCTGCTCCGTCAAGGAACCCATCCCTATTGGGGCGGATCCTTGCAGCATCACTTGTCGCGCACGCGCTACCTCATCGAATACCTTTATCAGCCCCTGCAACATTTAATTCTCCGCGCAGCCTCTCGTCTGCGCGCTATGCAGGCCGGCTCGATTCAGCTCTATATGGCCTATATTTTAACGGCAACGGTTGCTTGCCTGTATTACAGCATTAGGTGGTGA
- a CDS encoding DASS family sodium-coupled anion symporter: MNGKLIRGVLCVLIGLGIWFAPMPEGVKVEAWHLLAVFIATIAAFILQPVAIGSAAVIGLATVVFTGVLKPGQALEGFSATVIWLIVAAFMFSKGFIKTGLGRRIAFVLMERFGSSTLKLAYTLSFTDLIVAPFTPSNTARGGGIIYPITRSLCTAFGSEPGPSRRKVGAYLMLSAYSAVIISASIFMTAASNNVVAVKLTQDLFGKTITWMDWFLATSLPGAICTILFPYLIYKLYPPEVKETPEAKTLARDELQRMGPMSSAEKILTVIFGAALALWATTSITNFDSAFIAIAGLSAMLLTKVLDWEDVLDEKGAWDVLIWMGVLVNMAAYLAKFGLMSWFASAVGAQLVGIDWLTMLIVLFIVYNYVHYGFASNTAHVMALFGAFATVAVAAGAPVMLTTILLGVFANTCSMLTHFACGVTPIFFGAGYITMGEFWRLGFVLATVHILIWLGIGMPWMKLLGIW, translated from the coding sequence GTGAATGGTAAGTTGATTCGCGGTGTGTTGTGTGTGTTAATCGGTCTGGGAATTTGGTTTGCACCGATGCCGGAAGGGGTCAAGGTGGAAGCGTGGCATTTGTTGGCCGTTTTTATCGCCACGATTGCCGCATTTATCTTGCAGCCGGTCGCTATTGGCTCTGCAGCTGTTATTGGCTTGGCTACCGTTGTATTTACAGGGGTGTTGAAACCGGGGCAAGCGCTGGAAGGGTTTTCCGCTACGGTTATCTGGCTGATTGTAGCGGCGTTTATGTTTTCCAAAGGCTTTATTAAAACAGGCTTGGGACGACGGATTGCTTTCGTTTTGATGGAGCGTTTTGGCAGCAGTACTTTAAAACTGGCCTATACGCTTTCCTTTACTGACTTGATTGTGGCACCTTTTACTCCTTCTAATACGGCGCGAGGCGGGGGCATTATTTATCCTATTACGCGCAGCTTGTGCACTGCTTTTGGTTCAGAACCGGGGCCGTCAAGGCGTAAGGTAGGGGCATATCTGATGCTCAGCGCTTATAGCGCGGTAATTATCAGCGCGTCGATCTTTATGACGGCGGCTTCTAATAATGTAGTGGCCGTAAAATTGACCCAAGACTTGTTTGGCAAAACTATTACTTGGATGGACTGGTTTTTGGCTACCTCTCTTCCTGGCGCGATCTGTACGATTTTATTTCCTTACTTGATTTATAAGCTATACCCGCCGGAAGTTAAAGAAACGCCGGAAGCCAAGACGCTGGCAAGGGATGAACTGCAACGTATGGGCCCCATGAGCTCGGCCGAAAAAATTCTCACAGTGATTTTTGGCGCTGCTTTAGCGCTTTGGGCTACCACCTCAATTACTAACTTTGATTCCGCTTTTATTGCGATTGCCGGTTTGTCAGCTATGCTGCTGACAAAGGTGCTTGACTGGGAAGATGTGTTGGATGAAAAAGGCGCTTGGGACGTGCTCATCTGGATGGGCGTGTTGGTAAATATGGCCGCTTATTTGGCCAAGTTTGGTTTGATGAGTTGGTTTGCTTCCGCCGTAGGAGCGCAGTTGGTCGGCATTGACTGGTTAACGATGCTAATTGTGCTATTTATTGTCTATAACTATGTGCACTATGGTTTTGCCAGCAATACGGCTCATGTTATGGCGTTGTTTGGTGCGTTTGCGACCGTAGCGGTGGCGGCAGGAGCGCCTGTAATGTTGACAACTATTTTATTAGGCGTTTTTGCTAATACTTGCTCCATGCTTACTCACTTTGCTTGTGGTGTAACGCCGATCTTTTTTGGCGCTGGTTATATTACCATGGGCGAATTTTGGCGGCTTGGTTTTGTTCTGGCAACCGTACACATTCTGATATGGCTGGGCATCGGTATGCCTTGGATGAAATTGCTGGGAATTTGGTAA